In the genome of Candidatus Dojkabacteria bacterium, one region contains:
- a CDS encoding sugar ABC transporter substrate-binding protein, with amino-acid sequence MVSSYKVSKGRKVLLILLVVLILAIIGVVVYFLFFKNPSGDPTTEKIEIVYWGLWEPNSVMEDVIAAYEAKHQNVKIIYVQKSFSQYEASLPYRLSEEAGPDIVRIHNTWLPVLQKHLTPLPSKIMSTSEYSQNFYNTAVKSFTGSDNAIYAIPLEVDGLVLYYNKDLLAQAGFTSPPTDWDEFLEMSIKLTKRSGTTITQAGAAIGTANNINHADEIIALLLLQNSANIIAQDGKASLSNQKVKESLSFYTGFVKTHNVWNDALSNDLVMFHSGKLAMMFAPSWRVFDIINANPEINFDIAPVPQLPANQVPIDLGSYWGEAVSAQCDHPEIAWDFIKYLSEAEQLRSMYSNASKIRAFGEPYGRPSMASEISTAPYVDTIIEIAPYLTQMPIDKTSFQEVFYPIIDGMISSGSINTGILNNQEKTLNEILESYKK; translated from the coding sequence ATGGTTTCTTCTTACAAAGTGAGTAAAGGTCGTAAAGTACTTCTAATCCTCCTTGTCGTTTTGATTCTTGCCATTATAGGAGTTGTCGTTTATTTTTTGTTTTTCAAGAACCCTTCAGGTGATCCAACTACAGAAAAAATAGAAATTGTCTATTGGGGACTATGGGAACCTAATAGCGTTATGGAAGATGTTATTGCGGCCTACGAAGCCAAACACCAAAACGTAAAAATTATCTACGTACAAAAATCATTTAGTCAATATGAAGCAAGTCTTCCATACAGGCTTTCCGAAGAGGCAGGTCCAGATATTGTTCGAATCCATAATACATGGCTACCGGTGTTACAAAAACACCTTACCCCACTTCCATCAAAAATAATGAGTACTTCAGAGTATTCTCAGAATTTTTATAACACTGCAGTCAAGAGTTTCACCGGATCGGATAATGCAATTTATGCAATTCCTCTTGAGGTTGACGGGCTGGTACTTTACTACAACAAGGACTTGCTAGCGCAGGCGGGGTTTACCTCTCCCCCAACAGACTGGGATGAATTTCTAGAAATGTCAATTAAACTTACCAAAAGAAGTGGAACCACGATTACACAAGCCGGTGCGGCAATTGGTACCGCAAATAATATTAATCATGCCGACGAAATAATAGCGCTTCTGCTTTTGCAAAACAGTGCCAACATAATTGCACAAGATGGCAAAGCCTCACTTAGTAATCAGAAAGTAAAAGAATCACTATCATTTTACACAGGCTTCGTTAAAACTCACAATGTCTGGAACGACGCATTAAGCAATGATCTTGTTATGTTCCATTCAGGTAAGCTTGCAATGATGTTTGCCCCAAGTTGGCGTGTATTCGACATTATCAATGCAAACCCTGAAATTAATTTCGATATAGCCCCGGTGCCACAACTCCCGGCAAATCAAGTCCCTATCGATCTTGGTTCATATTGGGGCGAAGCAGTTTCAGCACAATGTGATCATCCTGAGATTGCTTGGGATTTTATTAAATATCTTTCGGAGGCTGAACAGCTTAGGAGTATGTATTCTAACGCCTCGAAAATTCGTGCGTTTGGTGAACCGTATGGAAGACCTTCAATGGCTTCCGAGATAAGCACGGCACCTTATGTCGACACAATAATAGAAATTGCCCCATACCTTACCCAGATGCCAATAGATAAAACCAGTTTTCAAGAAGTATTTTATCCAATTATCGATGGCATGATAAGCTCAGGTTCAATAAATACTGGAATTCTCAATAATCAAGAGAAAACATTAAACGAAATTCTTGAAAGCTATAAAAAATAA
- the ruvX gene encoding Holliday junction resolvase RuvX, whose amino-acid sequence MIHLGIDFGEKRIGLAVSDAKEIVSAPLSIIKRVSDEAAISQILELAVLKKVEKIVVGMPQAFASVHETQVKRVSSFIEKLNNSTDIPIETFTEAYTSKIAHTQRKGKRPIDDLAAAHILQRYLDSRL is encoded by the coding sequence ATGATTCATCTGGGAATAGATTTTGGAGAAAAACGAATAGGGCTTGCCGTAAGCGACGCTAAGGAGATTGTTAGTGCTCCGCTTTCCATAATAAAGCGAGTCTCAGACGAAGCGGCAATTTCCCAAATCCTTGAGCTTGCTGTTCTTAAAAAGGTTGAAAAAATTGTTGTCGGAATGCCTCAGGCGTTTGCCTCTGTACATGAAACGCAGGTAAAAAGAGTAAGTTCCTTTATAGAAAAGCTTAACAATAGTACAGATATTCCAATTGAGACCTTTACCGAAGCATATACGTCAAAAATTGCCCATACGCAGAGGAAAGGTAAACGGCCAATAGATGATCTTGCTGCGGCTCATATTCTGCAGCGGTATTTGGATAGTAGGCTATAA
- a CDS encoding LCP family protein yields MKKINLKQVETKPISSVTSSLKPVKTPIIKNNSKREPGKFKQFFSRLFKKKWFIPTLIVLSIPLIYFGIKGFVFFRDWYDILKGSGLELSWEGILEVLSNNPVLETDEFGRTNVLIVGIDTRPNGEYSNTDTIMIASYDRSTQEAYLISIPRDTVVQFPDRKEYYARINTMYITAMNIESEKTGKPVTDIDGSVGLSYLAAAVENYIGIHIHYGAVVNLQGAADLINAIGGVDVDVENSFTDYEFPTYNGGYETISFTAGLTHMDGETAVKFARSRHGAWPEGSDFARGRRQQKIIDAVRYKLESDKSLLNASTLWEIVKAVGKNIKLYNVTLPTVESAVQIALTDGIPQTTGIVLDPSIGNYTILREGSIPIMSDQAYIISPTPLYYDYTNVQDFVRAFIEDPELINEKALIYVYNSGVGYSEAYQIYSDLLTEYKYNKFVFIGYYGATTTGITIVENENALAPATISSITNYLTEEGYSVNETNEFELAPLYVENISIFLGTNSIAIEE; encoded by the coding sequence GTGAAAAAGATCAATTTAAAGCAAGTTGAGACCAAACCGATAAGTTCCGTAACGTCATCCCTGAAACCAGTAAAAACTCCAATAATCAAAAACAATTCCAAAAGAGAGCCGGGGAAATTTAAGCAGTTTTTTTCACGCCTTTTTAAAAAGAAGTGGTTTATTCCTACGCTTATTGTTCTTTCAATCCCTCTTATATACTTTGGTATTAAAGGATTTGTGTTTTTTAGGGACTGGTACGACATACTTAAAGGAAGCGGACTCGAGTTAAGTTGGGAAGGTATACTCGAGGTCTTATCAAACAATCCGGTACTTGAAACCGATGAGTTTGGACGAACCAACGTCTTGATTGTGGGAATAGATACCCGACCCAACGGCGAGTATTCAAATACCGACACAATCATGATCGCCTCTTATGACAGATCTACTCAGGAAGCATATCTTATCTCTATTCCACGTGATACCGTTGTACAGTTTCCCGACAGAAAAGAATATTACGCACGCATAAACACAATGTATATTACGGCAATGAACATAGAAAGTGAGAAAACCGGAAAACCGGTAACTGATATTGATGGCAGTGTCGGGCTTTCATATCTTGCAGCTGCAGTTGAGAATTACATAGGAATTCATATTCATTATGGCGCTGTTGTTAATTTGCAAGGTGCAGCCGACCTGATTAACGCTATAGGCGGAGTTGATGTGGACGTGGAAAACAGCTTTACTGACTACGAATTTCCAACCTATAACGGCGGATACGAAACAATTAGTTTTACCGCAGGACTTACTCATATGGACGGAGAAACAGCAGTAAAATTTGCTAGGTCACGCCATGGAGCCTGGCCTGAAGGTTCCGACTTTGCCAGAGGCAGACGCCAACAGAAAATAATTGATGCAGTTCGCTATAAACTTGAAAGTGACAAGTCTCTTCTTAATGCAAGTACTCTTTGGGAAATAGTAAAAGCAGTCGGAAAAAACATTAAGCTTTACAATGTAACCCTCCCTACTGTGGAATCTGCAGTCCAAATCGCCTTAACTGATGGAATTCCCCAAACAACAGGAATCGTGCTTGACCCATCAATTGGGAATTATACTATTCTACGTGAAGGTTCTATTCCAATTATGTCTGATCAAGCATACATAATAAGTCCTACCCCACTTTATTATGACTATACAAATGTGCAAGATTTTGTACGGGCATTCATTGAAGATCCCGAGCTAATAAATGAAAAGGCCTTAATCTATGTTTACAATTCAGGCGTCGGTTACAGTGAAGCTTATCAGATTTATAGCGATCTACTTACTGAGTACAAATACAATAAATTTGTCTTTATCGGATATTATGGTGCCACTACAACAGGCATTACAATTGTTGAAAACGAAAATGCATTAGCACCTGCAACAATTTCATCGATTACAAATTACTTAACCGAAGAGGGCTATTCTGTCAATGAAACCAATGAATTTGAACTAGCTCCACTTTATGTTGAGAATATATCCATCTTCCTTGGAACAAATTCTATTGCAATAGAAGAATGA
- a CDS encoding DnaJ domain-containing protein, whose protein sequence is MKRDYYEILNVDKEATEADIKKAYRKLVKKWHPDVNKAADAEEKFKEVQEAYEVLSDSRKREQYDSFGHSGVGDGMNFNEGYYDMGSMSGMGGMEDILNQFFGGSGFSFGSMFGGDGFGTGSASARAERSRFSPDDIHVNATLSLEEANEGLTREIEFEFKGVCNSCKGTGAKNEEFTSCKECNGKGVVRSVQQSFFGQMVVQRACAVCGGSGSIPKAVCSECNGKGWIPQKEKLKIKIPVGAYDGLVLRFRGDNRGDLYVHVKVKSHNVFTRDGNDVFIDIDVPLVTAVLGGEILIPTLYGDVRLKIPAGTQPNDIIKVKQYGTYIVGNSSQKGDLYVNCSITIPKKLSPEEKEIWEKLSTVKGK, encoded by the coding sequence ATGAAGCGTGATTATTATGAAATTCTTAATGTAGACAAGGAAGCAACCGAGGCGGATATCAAGAAAGCATACAGGAAACTTGTAAAAAAGTGGCATCCGGATGTTAATAAGGCTGCCGATGCCGAGGAAAAATTTAAAGAGGTTCAGGAAGCCTATGAGGTATTGTCTGACAGTAGGAAGCGTGAACAGTACGACTCTTTTGGGCATTCTGGCGTGGGTGATGGTATGAACTTCAACGAAGGTTATTACGATATGGGTAGTATGAGTGGGATGGGAGGAATGGAAGATATTTTAAACCAGTTTTTTGGTGGAAGTGGATTTTCGTTTGGGTCAATGTTTGGCGGTGACGGGTTCGGAACCGGAAGTGCAAGTGCTAGAGCCGAGCGCAGTAGGTTTAGTCCCGACGATATTCACGTTAACGCAACGCTTTCGTTAGAGGAAGCCAACGAAGGATTAACTCGCGAGATTGAATTTGAATTTAAAGGTGTTTGTAACAGCTGTAAAGGAACGGGTGCAAAGAATGAGGAGTTTACCTCCTGTAAAGAGTGTAATGGTAAGGGTGTTGTAAGGTCGGTTCAACAATCGTTCTTTGGACAAATGGTAGTGCAGCGGGCCTGTGCAGTTTGTGGGGGCAGTGGTAGCATTCCCAAGGCTGTTTGTTCGGAGTGTAACGGCAAAGGTTGGATTCCGCAGAAGGAAAAATTAAAGATTAAAATTCCCGTTGGTGCGTATGACGGGCTTGTGCTTAGGTTTAGAGGGGATAATAGAGGCGATCTTTATGTACACGTGAAAGTTAAGTCACACAATGTTTTTACAAGGGATGGTAACGATGTTTTTATTGACATAGATGTTCCTTTGGTTACAGCGGTACTTGGCGGCGAGATTTTAATTCCTACCCTTTATGGTGATGTTCGACTTAAGATTCCCGCAGGTACGCAGCCTAACGATATTATAAAGGTAAAACAGTATGGTACTTACATTGTAGGTAACAGTTCACAAAAAGGTGATTTGTATGTAAACTGTAGTATAACTATTCCGAAAAAACTTTCCCCAGAGGAAAAGGAGATTTGGGAAAAACTTAGTACAGTTAAAGGTAAATGA
- a CDS encoding DNA translocase FtsK 4TM domain-containing protein, producing MAKRGRPPKNRELTIKSDETRVFFALMLLGLGLLLLSSSFLSGEFFNQISKAIGDSTYVLGIFFMALSLRLFGYNNWFSGTQTLIGFFSVWAVSLPFLHFLLPIDKGAELADEGRGGGILGYAIHKTLYNWFDLEGEFIILVIIGLIAISVTTGISIRVLQKLVEKIFTVGGKSVSKVTETVGNSITQIKESTPAFGDDYVQEVGKLGELYDKQETRAEIGSKVDTKTEQTGTQPKPKSSDDSRFLYPDWEYPPISLLDPVPPKSDPSERNEAQAEVIEKTLRSFGISSEVVDINYGPTVVQYALKISVGIKVNKISNLSKDLALALAAPSGQVRIETPIPGTSFIGIEVPHEKPDIVSLRELMSLPDMKEDRFALPLPFGKNVSGLSIVRDLTKMPHMLIAGATGSGKSISINGFIMGLIMTLSPDQLRLILVDPKTVEFAPYADIPHLMVPVVTDVNKVVSALTWAVEEMQCRYAQLREAGTRNIAQYNEKKGYTSMPYIVVIIDEMADLMLSTGIDIEHKIVRLAQMARAVGIHLLLATQRPSVNVITGLIKANVPARIGMTVATSIDSRVILDTVGAETLLGNGDMLFKAPDVANAVRIQGVYTKNQEIERVVEFLKKQGEPVYNEAILEANTAGLTDIDSDGGSPETWVNDSVFLDAIKVVASAQQGSASYIQRKLRIGYNRAARYIDQMEEVGVVGPRDGSKPREVLITNADEFIERLKHGPG from the coding sequence ATGGCAAAACGTGGACGACCGCCCAAAAATAGGGAATTAACAATTAAAAGCGATGAAACCAGAGTCTTCTTTGCACTTATGCTTTTGGGATTGGGACTTTTACTTCTAAGTAGTTCATTTTTATCGGGTGAATTTTTTAATCAGATTTCTAAGGCAATTGGTGATAGTACCTATGTGCTGGGAATCTTTTTTATGGCGTTGTCTCTTAGATTGTTCGGTTATAATAATTGGTTTTCGGGTACTCAAACGCTAATCGGTTTTTTCTCGGTGTGGGCAGTGTCACTTCCGTTTCTTCACTTTCTTCTTCCTATTGATAAGGGTGCTGAACTTGCCGACGAGGGTCGAGGTGGCGGTATTTTGGGTTACGCTATTCACAAAACCTTATATAATTGGTTCGATCTCGAGGGTGAGTTTATTATTCTTGTAATTATTGGACTTATTGCAATAAGTGTTACCACCGGAATTTCTATAAGAGTACTTCAGAAGTTGGTAGAAAAAATTTTTACCGTAGGTGGAAAATCAGTTTCCAAGGTTACCGAAACAGTTGGTAATAGTATAACTCAAATCAAAGAATCCACGCCCGCTTTTGGTGATGATTATGTTCAAGAAGTTGGAAAATTAGGAGAGCTTTACGATAAACAGGAAACAAGAGCTGAAATCGGCTCGAAGGTGGATACAAAAACTGAACAAACCGGCACACAGCCGAAACCTAAATCTTCGGATGATAGCAGGTTTTTGTACCCAGATTGGGAGTATCCGCCAATTTCTTTACTTGACCCTGTTCCCCCGAAGTCAGATCCAAGTGAAAGAAATGAAGCCCAAGCCGAAGTTATCGAAAAGACTTTACGTAGCTTTGGAATATCATCAGAAGTAGTCGACATAAATTATGGGCCCACGGTTGTTCAATATGCTTTAAAAATCTCTGTAGGAATTAAAGTTAATAAAATTAGCAATTTAAGCAAGGACTTGGCACTTGCACTGGCTGCGCCTTCGGGACAGGTAAGAATAGAGACACCAATACCCGGAACATCTTTTATAGGAATTGAGGTTCCGCACGAAAAACCTGATATTGTATCACTTCGTGAATTAATGAGTCTTCCTGACATGAAGGAAGATAGATTTGCGCTGCCGCTCCCATTTGGAAAAAATGTTAGCGGGTTAAGTATTGTTCGTGATCTTACTAAAATGCCGCATATGTTAATTGCAGGTGCAACCGGTTCCGGAAAATCAATCTCAATAAATGGTTTTATAATGGGACTAATAATGACCTTAAGTCCCGATCAGTTAAGGCTCATTTTGGTTGATCCCAAAACCGTTGAATTTGCTCCGTATGCAGATATTCCTCACCTTATGGTGCCTGTTGTAACCGACGTTAATAAGGTTGTAAGTGCCTTGACTTGGGCGGTTGAGGAAATGCAATGTAGATATGCACAGTTACGTGAGGCAGGAACCAGGAATATTGCCCAGTATAATGAGAAAAAAGGTTACACGTCCATGCCGTATATAGTAGTAATTATCGATGAAATGGCCGATCTTATGTTATCAACGGGAATCGATATTGAACACAAGATTGTACGACTTGCACAGATGGCACGTGCCGTAGGTATTCACTTGTTGCTTGCCACGCAAAGACCTTCAGTAAATGTAATAACGGGGCTTATTAAAGCCAATGTTCCTGCCCGCATAGGTATGACGGTTGCTACGAGTATTGATTCCCGGGTAATATTGGATACAGTTGGTGCGGAAACTCTTCTTGGTAACGGTGATATGTTGTTTAAAGCCCCTGATGTTGCAAACGCAGTTAGAATTCAGGGAGTATACACCAAAAATCAGGAGATAGAACGTGTAGTCGAATTTCTGAAAAAACAGGGTGAACCCGTATATAACGAGGCAATTCTTGAAGCAAATACCGCCGGTTTAACAGATATTGATTCCGATGGAGGTTCCCCCGAAACCTGGGTAAATGATTCCGTGTTTCTTGATGCAATAAAGGTTGTGGCTTCTGCTCAGCAAGGATCTGCCTCATATATCCAACGTAAGCTACGTATTGGATATAACCGTGCTGCTCGATACATCGACCAGATGGAAGAAGTCGGTGTAGTCGGTCCACGTGACGGAAGTAAGCCCCGTGAGGTTTTGATTACTAATGCAGATGAATTCATTGAGAGGCTTAAACATGGACCAGGTTGA
- a CDS encoding ComF family protein, with the protein MAKKRQNWRGYNQSELLAKAISIRLKIPLIKILKRIRHTNPQARQKSSQREKNVKAAFDLISFDRKLPQNIILFDDVITTGATMMEAAKPIHGKNIVGMCFASALNPRH; encoded by the coding sequence TTGGCAAAGAAACGCCAAAACTGGCGTGGATATAATCAGTCGGAACTGTTGGCAAAGGCTATATCCATTCGCCTTAAAATCCCACTAATTAAAATTCTAAAGCGGATTAGACATACAAATCCCCAGGCAAGACAAAAATCGTCACAACGAGAAAAAAACGTAAAAGCTGCATTCGATTTGATTTCCTTCGACAGAAAACTCCCGCAAAATATTATTCTCTTTGATGACGTAATCACAACGGGTGCAACAATGATGGAAGCAGCAAAGCCGATACACGGGAAAAATATAGTCGGAATGTGTTTTGCTTCTGCATTAAATCCAAGGCACTAA
- a CDS encoding sortase, with the protein MTMVKVKVKYKEASKTNEHKINFSKVLGTFSFLISLGIFAVMFLPIGLQYVAPYLKDIFYKPVEPSITEIEYYDPGASYFENIVVNSPLAEQSEQNSKIVVNTTYTSPLTITIDAVGISNIKITSNVDSSDKNRYETALKQGVAHFKYTPLPGDGGNSFIYGHSTTDNVFNKYPNLPETIFTRLKDIDIGDTVQVVRDGKTLEYKTIMVKITSPEDLTMLSGIEGKEIVTLMTCWPLGVGTHRLIIIAERLEL; encoded by the coding sequence ATGACTATGGTAAAAGTAAAGGTAAAATATAAAGAAGCCTCAAAAACAAACGAACACAAGATCAATTTCTCAAAGGTTTTAGGCACCTTCTCATTTTTAATATCCCTTGGGATTTTTGCTGTAATGTTCTTACCAATTGGGCTTCAATACGTCGCACCTTACCTTAAAGATATTTTTTATAAACCGGTAGAGCCAAGTATCACCGAAATTGAATACTACGATCCGGGCGCAAGCTATTTTGAAAATATTGTAGTTAATTCACCACTCGCTGAGCAGTCCGAACAAAATTCAAAGATAGTTGTGAATACAACGTACACCTCCCCACTTACAATAACCATAGACGCAGTTGGAATCTCAAATATTAAAATAACCTCAAACGTTGATAGTTCCGACAAAAACCGGTATGAAACAGCCCTTAAACAAGGGGTTGCTCATTTTAAGTATACTCCACTCCCCGGTGACGGTGGTAACTCATTTATATATGGGCACAGCACAACAGATAATGTATTTAACAAATATCCGAACCTTCCCGAAACTATTTTTACAAGACTAAAAGATATTGATATCGGAGATACCGTTCAGGTAGTCCGTGACGGTAAAACCCTAGAGTATAAGACTATAATGGTAAAAATCACATCCCCTGAAGATCTAACCATGTTGTCAGGAATTGAAGGCAAAGAAATTGTAACACTTATGACTTGTTGGCCACTTGGAGTTGGAACCCACAGACTTATAATTATCGCAGAACGCCTGGAACTGTGA
- the holA gene encoding DNA polymerase III subunit delta gives MIITIDGTNEGLSIAKLDEMISSYKEKNPGVLCRVFDCSEIDDINNLIDSLFESSLFSKKELLVIKRILGVKKDDLVTLIESILKSPKDIFIWSNQCIPKNTKVYKELSENGKFTRVEEPSKRDLNGWVNAIAQKEGVKLDLYATEKLIESQGADPALIQREIEKLSLLPSGKSLSQEDIETFASKHHSYEIWNLIRDIEDSNRSRAMRSFKNLIDTKVDPMFIFNMIAREYRLLYTVKIMQTAGKSGKEIAAETKIHPFVISNLQRSQIPISRITKIFEKLLNIDFQVKRSLIDPETALAILIKIL, from the coding sequence ATGATCATAACTATTGATGGAACAAACGAGGGTTTAAGTATTGCGAAATTGGATGAGATGATTTCGAGTTATAAGGAGAAAAACCCCGGCGTTCTATGCAGAGTCTTTGATTGCAGTGAAATTGACGACATTAATAATTTAATCGACTCTCTTTTTGAGAGCTCACTTTTTTCTAAAAAGGAGCTTCTTGTTATTAAAAGGATTCTGGGTGTAAAAAAGGATGATCTCGTAACACTTATCGAAAGCATTTTAAAAAGCCCCAAAGATATATTTATTTGGAGTAATCAGTGTATTCCCAAAAATACAAAAGTCTACAAAGAGCTTTCCGAAAATGGCAAATTTACAAGGGTTGAAGAACCAAGCAAACGTGACCTTAACGGCTGGGTTAATGCCATTGCACAAAAGGAAGGTGTTAAACTGGACTTGTATGCAACCGAAAAACTTATTGAAAGTCAGGGTGCCGACCCTGCTCTTATTCAACGTGAAATTGAGAAGCTTAGTCTTTTACCAAGCGGTAAAAGCTTAAGTCAGGAAGATATCGAGACTTTTGCAAGCAAGCACCACTCATATGAAATTTGGAATCTTATTCGCGACATTGAAGACTCAAACCGATCAAGAGCCATGCGCTCCTTTAAAAATCTTATTGATACAAAGGTTGACCCTATGTTTATTTTTAATATGATTGCAAGAGAATACAGACTTTTATATACAGTAAAAATTATGCAGACTGCCGGAAAATCCGGAAAAGAAATTGCAGCTGAAACAAAAATTCATCCATTTGTTATTTCGAACCTTCAAAGATCGCAAATTCCTATTAGCAGAATTACAAAAATCTTCGAAAAATTGCTAAATATCGACTTCCAAGTTAAAAGATCATTAATTGATCCCGAAACAGCGCTTGCCATATTAATAAAAATATTGTAG
- a CDS encoding helix-turn-helix domain-containing protein, translating into MNSLRGLNMDQVDFGLITPGKLLRDARIAKGISVDEVANAIKVRKDYVIALEANKFDTFDSPVYAKGFLKLYSSYLSVPTEKVIALYRRFTDEDVATEIKPKPDGIPLPKIVITPSTIAVLAVVLVIGFIITYLVIQFATFQKPPKLELVWPASERTEVNSEVVTITGYTVLSANVYVNDESVTVSNDGYFSATVKLNRGDNQIVIKATNDDNIGKSNTLSVYIRYIPVESQDVNETDVTEEIIPDSFQAKLQIDGGDAWIVFSVDGENKYTQTLQSGFDESFTVFQNLSITSGRGQFTKLYINGELTPLTQNNQGIVGLGCRLVSGEVVCN; encoded by the coding sequence ATGAATTCATTGAGAGGCTTAAACATGGACCAGGTTGATTTCGGATTGATAACCCCGGGAAAACTTCTTAGGGATGCACGAATAGCCAAGGGTATTTCTGTAGATGAGGTTGCAAATGCAATCAAAGTTAGAAAGGACTATGTAATTGCCCTGGAAGCCAATAAATTTGATACTTTTGACTCTCCCGTTTATGCAAAGGGATTTCTAAAATTATACTCCAGCTATCTTTCTGTACCGACCGAGAAAGTTATTGCACTATATCGACGATTTACAGACGAAGACGTTGCAACGGAAATAAAACCTAAGCCCGATGGGATTCCACTGCCCAAAATAGTTATTACACCATCAACAATTGCCGTTTTGGCAGTTGTTTTGGTAATTGGATTTATCATTACCTACTTGGTAATCCAGTTTGCCACGTTTCAAAAGCCTCCCAAACTTGAACTTGTATGGCCTGCCAGTGAGCGAACCGAGGTAAATTCAGAAGTTGTAACGATAACCGGCTATACGGTGTTATCGGCAAATGTTTACGTAAATGATGAAAGTGTTACTGTCTCAAATGATGGCTATTTTTCGGCTACTGTAAAACTTAACCGGGGTGATAATCAAATCGTCATAAAGGCCACAAACGATGATAATATTGGCAAGAGTAATACACTTTCTGTGTACATAAGATACATACCCGTTGAATCACAAGATGTGAACGAAACTGATGTGACCGAAGAAATCATTCCCGATTCATTTCAAGCCAAATTGCAAATTGATGGAGGTGACGCATGGATTGTATTTTCGGTTGACGGAGAAAATAAATATACTCAAACACTTCAGTCGGGTTTCGACGAAAGCTTTACGGTATTCCAGAATCTTTCAATTACTTCGGGTCGTGGACAGTTTACCAAGCTGTATATAAATGGTGAACTAACTCCACTTACCCAGAATAACCAAGGTATTGTAGGGTTGGGGTGTAGGCTTGTGAGTGGCGAAGTCGTTTGCAATTAG
- the trxA gene encoding thioredoxin: MTVVQFNDANFETDVEKSQGLVLVDFWATWCGPCLMMTPIIEGLSTDYAEKVTIGKLNVDENRTSAAKFNIMSIPALILFKDGKVVETIVGARPKAEIKKIVDQHL; this comes from the coding sequence ATGACAGTAGTCCAATTTAACGATGCTAATTTCGAAACCGACGTCGAAAAATCACAGGGGCTAGTACTTGTAGATTTTTGGGCAACTTGGTGCGGACCCTGCCTAATGATGACCCCCATTATCGAAGGGCTTTCAACAGATTATGCAGAAAAGGTAACCATTGGCAAGCTTAATGTTGATGAGAATAGAACTTCGGCTGCAAAGTTCAACATTATGAGCATTCCTGCACTTATTCTTTTTAAAGACGGTAAGGTTGTGGAGACAATTGTAGGAGCAAGACCCAAAGCAGAGATTAAAAAAATCGTGGATCAGCATCTTTAG